The following nucleotide sequence is from Lytechinus variegatus isolate NC3 chromosome 12, Lvar_3.0, whole genome shotgun sequence.
tctaacagtgtaagaTTGATTAGGCAACAGCAAACAATTACATGAAACCAAAACGAGGGAGAgtcaaaaattaataaaagaaataaagaacagGTTATAAAAGTACATGCTCATGTCTCTAAATAAAGAGGTTTTGGAAAAGGTCATTGGTTTAAGATAAAAGTggtattttcctttttcataacaaaaataatattgctAGGATTTCTGATTTAGCCTTAAAGGGAGTAGTGAGCTCATAAACTTGCCTCGTATTGATAGGTGTCTCTATAATTTGTATTCCAGACATGTTCTCAGGGACCACCGGGACCACCTGGGCCTCCAGGACCATCAGGACCTGCAGGTAGTCCAGGCGATGGCGAAATGCTAGAATATAACAACTGGAAACAGTGTGCCTGGTACTCGGCTAACGGAAATGATTATGACACTATTTACGTGAGTAGAATCGTTAGAGTACTCTAAATTTTGAAGGTGGACAGTTGAAGTAGTAGTTGTGGTAgtagtcggggggggggggtagaagtagtaggaccagcattgtattattaatattattatttttattatcattatcattgttgttgttattattattattactattgtcattttattattattaatgttataataattattatcgttattatcattatacatgtactattactattatcttTACCATGATTATTCTCACCActaatgattattatcatttttatcattgtcgatgttgttgttttgttattatatttatgCTTTTCAACTCAAAAGACAAGATTATTAATATAACGCACAATCAATGCAGGTATACTTTTGTgtaatctaaataaaaaaatgataccagATTTTAAAGATACCTAATACGGATATTCAAACATATAAAGACAAGTGataaaatacaattattttctttcttgatttCGGTGTGGTATCACTTGCAGACCTGTACTTTTACAAAGAGACAGAGTGACTCTGCTCTCTGAGTGTTCTATGGAGGCAACCTTCGTCTTTATGGATGTAGTGGATGCTGTAAAAGATGGTATTTTACTTTCAATGATAATGAATGTTCACCTACACCTATTGATGGTATAGTCTACCAAACAAACACGAACAACATGAATCTTCACAGACATCGAAGCATTTCTGGTAAGAGTAAAGTCAGGAACAGGCAGACAGATGTTGTCTTATATGGTCATTGCCCCGCCCCGAAAAACTTccatgagagagagaaaacctatttaaaaaataaaaaaaaaaaaaaagaaagtaaaatgaaagggcaaagggtgaaatatgagaTTTCTTTCTTAATATTATGTTGAATCCTGTCACATACTTAGCCTTTCGCTCCCTCGCGCCTAttcatggaagaaaaaaaatcacgataCGTAATATTATTCCACCATTTTTGCTCATTATGCCACCAAAGATTTGTATTAAAGATATTCTTCTGACGGTCAGTCACATATTCAAGGATTGGAATCCTTTCGCAAAACTTATTTCGTTTTGCATGAAATTAATCGACACTTTCCTCACTCGATCCTGTATAGGTGAATGTAATcctgacaatatttttttaatgggtgATGGAATAAATTATGGAGAAGACATGTGAGTGTCGTATTTGATGTGTTTCAAGTAGGCCCTGATAATTTACAACAACAAATTCAAGAAAAAGACGATTATATCATAATGACATCGATTATGGTAACGCTTTTGTCTTTATAAACTCAGGATACTGTCACACGGTCGGAGCTGGATCAGTCAATGTGAAATTTTTGGTAGGAGACTGCCCGGGATTTGGGAACTACGATGCATACACAGGGTGGAACAGCGCATCACGAATCATCATCAAGGAGGTCCCTAAATCATCGTATGGATACTAGTTTGATTAATAAAGTTTGACAATGAACTCGCAGAAATGGAAGAGCAACATTACTGCTGGTTTTAATTGACCAAAGTCAGATTAGATTAGATCGTGTGTTCCCAACAAGTTTCTTTTCAGCCCATTGTAGGATATCAAATCTGGAAAGATTATTCGGATCGTGTGctcccaaaatatatttttttatttaacagcTTACATTATCACTGACCCCCACCTACCAAGACCGATGACAAGAAgataactttttgtttttaattttctgattttGCTATTCGGAAACATGATTCGTTTCTCGATATGTCGAAGGACAATAGCTACATGATTTGGGTACGAACCCATATTGATGCATCTCGTGTGTTTGGAATGTTGAATCCACAGAAAAACTTACTATTTCTGACAATTAACCTGAGGAAATAGGTTCGAAAAAAACTACATATGAATGATATGGTCATATTgttaattttcaaacaaaattattaatttgtcATTCAGATAATAGTTTTGATATCTACTTCAGATATGGACAAATTGATTGGTGATTTTTGGGTTAAATCTGAGGTTGACGTGGTTggtgtttttttcttcataattacATGTTGAGTTATGACTCATTCTGATATTATCAGATTGttagatttcttttatttcaaaacttcCAGGAAGTTATTTtgttattctaaaaaaaaattgtagattacATTGATTGTGTTTCAATCATTCTTTTCATCGTTATAGTAAATATATCGTTGTTGGTAATTCATTCGTTCTTAATTCTTTCTAGGTATCTCGTTACGTCTGCATGTCTGTTATTGGTAGTATACAGATTTTGTTCAATCACTTCATAAgattaaagaataaacaaattgttgtcattattcatgttattgttAAGGCGTGAAATAATCCGTTTATGTAAGTTTATAACGTATATCTATTTTAATGGCATCCAATCTTGGAATGCTCTTCCCAATAAAGTAAAAgcagttaaaatattttctcattttaagaGTGCATTAAAGAAGCACCTAAAACTGGAAGCTACTCGGGAGCAATATTACCattaaaaatcacacattttgtaCTGTTGGTTTCTACTATTTTagataatgtatacattagggcatgttCAAATATAATCTTGTTTCACATATTAGGAGGATTGTTGTTTGCTTTAGATGTTTGCATATATTATTTGACTGATgtaacatgtatgtattttattattttttttacatattccagttttgttacaatatgttaatgttttatactaactataggaccccattggaaataagcctttcggctttcatgggctatcctgtcaaggtattcttcaatttcattgtaatctcttgtgatattcttgacgaataaaatcaatcaatcaatcaataaaacccATGTTTATGCCTGAAGTCAGGGTTAAACATGTTAATGTAAAGATTCTAATACATTCTAATAAGACCAAAATAAATGGGgacagagagagaaatagagcgAGGGGGTCGGGTgggaggaaaaaaagagaggggggaGAAAAGAGGGGAAGGGTTGGGGAAGAGAGGGGAGAGACACTGGAAAATATGGTCTTATGCATACAAGGTGGGAAAAGGAATATCACTTTGATCTACTGCGAAAATCATATACAAACTTCAATTGTAAACCGGAACATGACAATAAATAAACACTCAGAAAAGAACAAGAGCCTAAGCAAAGGGTCAGATGCATAAAGAGTGGCAATTAATTCAAGCACTATAGTAATTGCTAGCCAAGGAAAAGATCATGCCTATAAGcgattgctttatttcgtatgCATAAATCCCTTTACTTGCAGTACGAAAGTAGATGCTAACGTCACACTGTGTGCAAACGCGACTCGCAGAGCAAAGGTGTGGTATAATGCAAAATACTGCATCTCTCATGTAACATCTTTTCCGTAGAAGTGCTGTCAAACGTTTCCTTTAACTTGTTTCTATTATTTctaataaatacatttatatacatgtagtagctTTATGTTTGCAATAACTATATAGAagaatgcatgtacatgtgtacatttTTAGGTTCTATCTCAGTTGCATAAATACGATTATAAAACGCAAAAGCCCTGATCAAGCAAACACGGAGCTTTAAAAAATACTCCAAGCAAATGCTTAAACCATGGAGGTAGAATGCTTTAAGTGTAGTGACTACACATTGGAGTGCTGAATTATAGTGATTTAAATTTttactagaaaatcagcactaagGAAGTGCTAGTCACTATATAGgctctttaaagggatggtccgggatgaaaatatttatatatgaatagCGTAAAATTCACacagcaaaatactgaaaaattcatcaaaatcggatagcaaatagcgaagttattaaattttagagtgaagcaatattttgtgaaaacggtgatatgcacattaggtgggctgacgatgtcacatccccaccttcccttttcttatgttattacatgaaatgtttcattatttcatacatattatgttaatgaaatgtctcccttataatgaaataagctGCAGCAATGACTATCTATTGCACTTGATCAATTTTCGATCCAatattttaagattttgaaggaaaaaaatgaataaacctaatttcatataatgaaatacaaaagaacaagtggggatattaCATCATCAATTTGGTCATTGAATTTTCATGAAGACAAGCCTAGAACTATTTCACCGGAATAgtgaaaaacttcaaaatgttataactttgttattccttgtccgattttgattaatttttcagtgttttgtttgtctcatttttctctgtatgttcaaatcatattatcctcagcctggagtatccctttaaatgCTGAATAAgcacctcatttttttttatagtggaCCTATTCTTTTgaagtgaattttttttatttgatggtGTGTAGAGATTACCGTTGTCATTATTTTTAACCCTGCTGACGATACTTGCTCTGAGTATATTGATTATTTCTGCCAAATTGGTGCATTCATGTATATCACTTAAAGTCCTTCATCGTGAAGAAATCTACGGCTAAGTTTATTGATTGAAGTCGTATATCTGCACAATAATACAGAACCTTATATACGGTGAATTCATAGACATAATAGACAAGAGTATGGAGTGAGCAGACATCTATTCCCGGGGAGGAAAAGTTATGCTTGGGGTTATTAGTAACAAACTTACGAAAATACAAACTTCTCGGGTTTGAGATATGTGGATATAACTCACTGGGAAATTTTGTACAGGAGAAAAGTTTGCAAAACACAATGGAATCCTGTAAAAATCTAGAGAAATCTTCAGGATCTTCAATGATGTTCTTCTTGATGATATTGACGTATGGCGTCATGACTGTGAACGGCTGGGGAGCGGTAAGGTTTTAGACAGGATAGAATCTGATTCCACGTTGCTTCATTCAAGAATTTTTAGACAATTGTATGTccaatatatttgatttgatctCATTTCAGTGCTTAGCTCTAATATTCTCTGTAAACAAAAACTGAGTTATTCGACACAGATTCTAAAGGATGTATTCGAATGTAAAATattctactacatgtataatataccCTATACTTTTGGCTTTATCTTTCAGAATAATGGAAAATATAGAATATAATTTATTAAATTGAAAGTCTGTTTAATGaggcaaatgaaaatgaaagtaaaatgagCTATTCAAGTTTTCTTATAAATCGTATAACCATGAACCCCTTTGTGATTAATGACTTAAAAACTCAAATCTTTTACCACTTGATCCTCTTGGAATgtacattattttgtgtaaacttcatacattttaagcattttgttgATCCCATATTGAAGAAATATATGTTTATAAAAATCGTCTCCAAATACTTTAATCCAATTCAATCTAGTTCAATCTAAATTTTATTAAAGCATGAGTCGTAGCCCAACGACTGTATTGGTCATGTATGAACTAATAAATCGACTCATAAAACATAAAAACTATCTACATTAGATACTGGAGTAAGAATATGCAATTAACGAAATAAAATCACTAAAGAAGCAGCAATGAATTATATATGAAAATCAGAATAAAGGAGGGGTCgaaattgaaaaatagaaataatgatcAGACGTCCTACAAAGCTTAGCAAGGATCAAAGAACCATTTACTAATATTGATCgcattgactataatgtacgaTCAATCGTAAATATTCAGCGTATGATTAATCACTAATCTTTGTGTACGGGACCCAGATTATGAAAGTcacaaaaaagtttggaaaagCTTTAACAATATATGGATATTAAGCACTGTAAGATAGAAGTGTTTTTTCCTTATTTAAGCTTGATAATGCAAGTACTTACGATATTGCTTTACAAAGTCTATAGGGCTCATAAACTTGCCTCGTATTGATAGGCGTCTCTATAATTTGTATTCCAGACATGTTCTCAGGGACCACCGGGACCACCTGGGCCTCCAGGACCATCAGGACCTGCAGGTAGTCCAGGCGATGGGGAACTCCTTGAATATAACAATTGGAAACAGTGTGCCTGGTACTCTGGCAACGGAAATGATTATGACACTATTTACGTGAGTAGAATCGTTAGAGCGCTCTATAGGTGATTATGAAGGTGGaaacttatacccttttcataaacctatcctccaattagccgcctaagagtaatgcgtataattcaataaaaattgcgttcataaactccgaaaataagccgcattatttttacgagcgcccgtcctgaaaaaggcggataatcgccatgacaactggacacgccccctccgatgcggttgtgttggaaaagggtgaccttgtgaccgcaccatggcaattatccgcattatttggaaatgcgttcataaactcaaaatcttgtcccgatgctgctattatgcggataatagcagcatcagagtaatgcggataactcttgtcctcctccaattttacgaccaaattatgctgctattagccgcctaattcattttaatggggtttatgaaaggggtattagagtagtagtagtagtagtagtagtagtagtggcagtggtagtagtagtagtagtggtatagtggtagtagtagtagtagtatagtagaagtagcagtcgtagtagaagtagtagtagtagtagtagtaatagtagtagtagtagtcatggtagtggtagtagtaatagtagtagtagtaggagtagtagtggtagtagtagtagtagtagtagtagtagaagtagcagtagtagtggtagaagtagtagtattaacCATCTGATACTGCAAGGAATTTAGGAGTTTCTTTTGAAAGAAACCTCAAATCCAAGTCATTATCTCCTCTATAACTTCGGTGCATTCGCAAATACTTTGATCAAGAAAGTATCAAACTGGTGGCACATGCTCTTATTACAAGTAAGCTTGACTACTCTTCTAAGAAAACTCCACTGGTTGCCTGTACGTCAaagaatttcattcaaaattctgTTAATTGTATATAAATCATTAATGGGTCAAGCCCCACATTACATTACAGAATTACTCAAACTTAAAACCCAATCACACAGTCGAAGCCTGCGAAGTTCCACAGATACATTATTGTTTCAGatcccatttcacaaaacaaaagtcaCACTTGGTGATCTTGCATTTGCACTTGCTGCCCCCAAACTATGGAATAGCATGCCATTTGATGTAAGAAGCTCTCCATCCTTGGctctcttcaaatcaaaattaaaaacacatttctttttttttatttaagaaaatatgcGGTGTAGACATAAGTAAAAAGAGCTATGAACAAGCGCAGCTGAATATATCCATATaaaagctgcgctatataaattaatgcttattattattattattagtagtagtagtagtagtagtagtattagtaatagtagtagtagtagtagtagtagtagtagtagaagtagtagcagcagcagcagcaacagtagcagcagtagtggGAGTAGCAGTAATAATCTGGTAGCaaaagtagtagcagtagtttaaatagcaggaaaaatattaattataatcattattatcattattgctatatattatcatcatcataataataatcatcattacgagtagtagtagtagtagtagtggtagaataAACCTCCCAGTCACATCTAATCATGGACCCCTTATAAAATAGGCACGTAAAgccaaatattaaaatatatattcaaagtTTAAACAACCGATATTCATGCTGTGTTTTCAtctaaataaaagaaatggaagcctatgaaggaatatgaTGCCAGATTTCAATGATACCTAATACGGATATTCAAATATAATTGATAAAGACAAGtgataaaatgtaataacattCTTTCTTGATTTCGGTGTGGTATCACTTGCAGACCTGTACTTTTACAAAGAGACACAGTGACTCTGCTCTCTGGGTCTACTATGGGGGCAACCTTCGTCTTTATGGATGTAGTGGCTGCTGTAAAAGATGGTATTTTACTTTCAATGATAATGAATGTTCACCTACACCTATTGATGGTATAGTCTACCAAGCCAATACATACTACATGAACCTGCACAGGCACAGAAGTATTTCAGGTAAAAGTAAAACCAGTAACTGGGGTACAAATGTTGCCATGGGGTCATTGCCCCGCCCCTAAACACTTGAAAAAActtgaaaactttgaaaaagaaGATTTAAAAAACGAAAATGAAAGGGCAAAGGGTTAAATATGAGATTTTGTATATTATGTTGAATCCTGTCACAAGATTAGGTTTTCGCTCCATCGCGcctatttcaaaacaaaaaatcaccgCACGTAATGCTCTactatctattttttatatgCCATCAAAAACATTCATAGGTTCATAGGTTAGTTTCTTCTGTGAATCACATGGTCAAGGATTCGAATCCTGACGCaaaacttgtttcctttttataatcatgacaTTAATCTAATTAATCTGGATGGGTGAATGTATTCCCGACAATAATATATTCTTTATGGGTGTTGGTATAATTATGGAAAGGATATTTGTCGTATCTGATGTGTTGCAAGTAGGCACTTAGcgtttacacacaaaaaaactaCACGAAAAAACACGATTATATCATAAATGACATCGATTATGGTAACGCTTTtgtctttatacatgtatgtactcaGGATACTGTCACACGGTTGGAGCTGGATCGGTAAATGTTAAATTTTTGGTAGGAGACTGCCCGGGATTTGGGAACTACGATGCATCCACAGGATGGAACAGTGCATCACGAATCATCATCAAGGAGGTCCCTAAATCATCATATGGATACTAGCTTGATCGAAACATTCGAAACAATTGAGCATAAACAGCCTAATCAAGATGACGTACCTAAATTCAAGGAACATCAGTCTCAGGCATGATTTCTGGCAGATATTTTGACGCATCTCTTACACTCTAGCTTGAGGAGGTCCCaaaattgattgtttttttttttgcttggacCGGAGAAATCtatgaaataaaaactgaattaaaaaaaaattaaaaggggTCCTAGTGATGATTGATAAAATTACCGAAATTTGCAGTAGACATGGTAACAAATGGAGTTATTCCGTTCTTTTTATGTAACAACATGCAATGTGAAATGAGAGGGGTGGTTAATGAAAGTCTTAATAATTTTTATCAGAAATACTTATGTGAGTGTTAAAAACTATGTCATTGCACTTGCcctgaacatttatttcttccCATATAAAACATTAgatgggttgatgatgtcacacaccCACCGTTCCCTTTTCTTAtgctattacatgaaatcataattatctcATATGACATGTCTCCCTTATATTAAAATGCGTTACaacaatgaatatttaatgcattgaatcagttgtaaatccatTTTTGAAGTTCTTAGaattttgaatgataaaatacaaaagaacaagtagggatatgacaatgtaattttctcactgaatattaatgaagccgtttcaccgaaataacgcaaatctttaaaatgtgataacttGATTATTACTTGTCcagttttcatgaaattgtcagtgttgcGTTTGTCTGAtgtttctttatctgttcaaatcatattatgttcagcctggagtaccccttcaAAGTGATTGAAAAAGTtgagtttttttatttttttctatcatcaTATGATTATTTGCTGATTACGTTTTAAATGTCGAAATTGACGAAGAGTTTCAATAAATGAACTCCGATTCGGTTATATTATGgccaatctcattttttttggtaaatattCACACTATAATTAATGTAGCATGTATATTccaatatatttacaaatagGCCTTAAGAAATTGTCGCATAACACTTCAACTGAAAACCTATTCTGCAGTCACGTGATCATAGACGTATCGATTTGAGGATTAACTATTCGTCTTCGTTTTACACGTAGTCTTTCCAACACCAAAATGACGTATTCTTCCACGTTTCGTATCGATTTCTTCACAAAATTACAATATGTGTCCCCTGCTATCACGCTCATCCCAACAATTATTATGTGGTAATAGTGCACACTTAACacatgttgggcaacatactgtctgTCCACTATGTTGGGTAGGTATGATGGAAATATAtatggtgtatatatatatatatatatatatacacacattctagacaaatataattattatccaattgagcaaatttattacccagttattagtttttatttgcCAATTTAGGCAGATTTTAACCAACAGTGTGGACGGTATGTTGCCTAGGAATGGTTAAATGTTGGGCATTGTTTACCCAACTAATTTAAGAGTGGGTGATTCGGACAAACTTGTTGGCCCTAGTGTATGTTTTATCAATATACCAAAATGGCTAATCATTATTATCGATAATGTTCATCCCAATGCCTAGAAAAGTCttgaatgaatataaaattataaaaatagtCAACAGTTCTTGATCAAATTCTATAGTAAATAAATATCtggattgttgtttttattgcttgcattctgaaattaatttcatattacaaACAATGTTAGATTTGGTGTATTATTGATTAAAAGTCAGAACATATACGCCCGTGAAACAAAAGTTTGATTgtctttattgttatttgtttgacatcattcattcattcccaTTTTAATACtaacataattcattttttttcgatAATAGTATACATTTATCCCAGATCCTTGGACACGCGCATTGTCACATTGAGGAGGGGAactaatatgatattttctttttcatgggTACAAGCATGATCTCATCAAATAATAACTTGTAACGTGCATGCTTTTAATTGCTTTTGGTAATCTATAACATTTTGCTTTTCTTCTCCCccttttaagggggggggggttggtaaTGTACGTTTTGGCCCAATTTTTTAAAGGGGGCGACTGTACACATGagctatatatatttatattctttatggatattg
It contains:
- the LOC121425345 gene encoding LOW QUALITY PROTEIN: collagen triple helix repeat-containing protein 1-like (The sequence of the model RefSeq protein was modified relative to this genomic sequence to represent the inferred CDS: substituted 1 base at 1 genomic stop codon), yielding MVRTIVKPKLTCSQGPPGPPGPPGPSGPAGSPGDGEMLEYNNWKQCAWYSANGNDYDTIYTCTFTKRQSDSALXVFYGGNLRLYGCSGCCKRWYFTFNDNECSPTPIDGIVYQTNTNNMNLHRHRSISGYCHTVGAGSVNVKFLVGDCPGFGNYDAYTGWNSASRIIIKEVPKSSYGY
- the LOC121425577 gene encoding collagen triple helix repeat-containing protein 1-like is translated as MESCKNLEKSSGSSMMFFLMILTYGVMTVNGWGATCSQGPPGPPGPPGPSGPAGSPGDGELLEYNNWKQCAWYSGNGNDYDTIYTCTFTKRHSDSALWVYYGGNLRLYGCSGCCKRWYFTFNDNECSPTPIDGIVYQANTYYMNLHRHRSISGYCHTVGAGSVNVKFLVGDCPGFGNYDASTGWNSASRIIIKEVPKSSYGY